In a genomic window of Paracoccaceae bacterium:
- a CDS encoding restriction endonuclease subunit S — MKDATFSSTRLLEFYERISDAEDAIPRLRRLVLDLAVRGKLVEQDAHDKPEDFTPSDKSGKTLGSRASSKKVPPSVEPYSLPKMWKWVEIGDQLDLLNGMAFKPSDWASDGLRIVRIQNLNRQDAPFNYCEPNFARERSLIDDGSFLISWSGTPGTSFGAFIWDRGPAVLNQHIFRCDFKTEAFTPKYLRLAINGRLDEMIEKAHGGVGLQHITKGKLEAMLIGLPPLAEQHRIVAKVDELMALCDQLEQARAEREAVRDRLTTASLARLTAPDTTADDFPTHAAFALEALPTFTTRPDQIKTLRQTILNLAVRGKLVKQDPANGSGAELMANIASSIDPRKFTRVDHNLIDFAVPEGWDLQCLDAITQYGPKNGLSPTKTENPTAPKAITLTATTSGQFDGRHFKHVDVSLEAAEPFWLQSNDLLFQRGNTPEYVGMAAIYDGPEREFLYPDLIMRVRISSEMDLRFVHLWCISPVARNYLMANATGAQKTMPKINQGVLKALPIMVPPLAEQHRIVAKVDALMTLCDQLEASLTTTATTRSKLLNALLHEALEPAEETADA; from the coding sequence ATGAAGGACGCCACATTTTCCTCCACCCGCTTGCTGGAGTTTTATGAGCGTATCTCTGACGCCGAAGACGCCATCCCACGCTTGCGCCGTTTGGTTCTGGACCTCGCTGTGCGGGGTAAGCTCGTGGAGCAGGATGCCCACGACAAACCTGAAGATTTTACCCCATCAGATAAAAGCGGAAAGACGCTGGGATCACGAGCTTCTAGCAAGAAAGTGCCACCATCAGTGGAGCCCTATTCGCTACCAAAAATGTGGAAGTGGGTCGAGATTGGCGACCAGTTGGATCTGCTGAATGGAATGGCTTTCAAGCCATCGGATTGGGCTTCCGACGGTCTTCGGATCGTGCGAATTCAGAATCTAAATCGCCAAGATGCACCCTTTAACTATTGCGAACCAAATTTTGCGCGTGAGCGCTCCCTTATCGACGATGGTTCATTTCTCATCAGTTGGTCAGGCACGCCTGGCACATCATTTGGTGCGTTCATTTGGGATCGTGGACCTGCAGTTCTTAATCAGCACATCTTTCGGTGCGATTTCAAGACTGAGGCATTCACCCCAAAATATCTACGACTGGCGATCAATGGGCGCCTCGATGAGATGATAGAAAAAGCGCACGGTGGGGTCGGTCTACAGCACATTACAAAGGGTAAATTGGAAGCCATGCTGATTGGCCTCCCACCCCTCGCCGAGCAGCACCGGATCGTGGCCAAGGTCGATGAACTCATGGCGCTGTGTGATCAGTTGGAACAGGCCCGCGCGGAGCGCGAGGCGGTGCGCGATCGGTTGACCACCGCCAGCCTCGCCCGCCTGACCGCCCCCGACACTACGGCGGACGATTTCCCCACCCACGCCGCTTTCGCCCTCGAGGCTCTGCCCACCTTCACCACGCGCCCCGACCAAATCAAGACTCTCCGGCAAACAATTTTGAACCTCGCCGTCCGCGGCAAACTGGTGAAACAGGACCCTGCTAACGGAAGCGGTGCCGAATTGATGGCTAACATTGCCTCCAGCATCGACCCTCGGAAGTTCACCCGAGTAGATCACAACCTGATCGACTTCGCCGTTCCTGAGGGCTGGGACCTCCAATGCTTGGATGCGATTACGCAGTATGGGCCAAAGAACGGCTTATCACCGACGAAAACGGAAAATCCAACTGCCCCGAAAGCCATTACGCTCACGGCGACAACCAGTGGTCAATTTGATGGACGACACTTCAAACACGTGGACGTTTCCTTAGAAGCGGCTGAACCATTCTGGCTACAATCCAATGATTTGTTGTTCCAGCGAGGAAACACCCCTGAATATGTCGGTATGGCTGCGATATACGATGGCCCAGAAAGAGAGTTTCTCTACCCTGACCTAATCATGCGCGTACGCATTTCCTCGGAGATGGATCTTCGTTTCGTCCACCTGTGGTGCATATCACCCGTTGCCCGCAATTATTTGATGGCCAACGCAACCGGCGCGCAGAAGACTATGCCAAAGATCAACCAAGGCGTCCTAAAAGCGCTTCCTATCATGGTCCCACCCCTCGCCGAACAACACCGCATTGTGGCAAAGGTCGATGCCCTGATGACCCTCTGCGATCAGCTGGAGGCCAGCCTCACCACCACCGCCACCACCCGCAGCAAACTCCTGAACGCCCTCCTGCACGAGGCGCTCGAGCCTGCCGAAGAAACAGCCGACGCATGA